In the genome of Daucus carota subsp. sativus chromosome 9, DH1 v3.0, whole genome shotgun sequence, the window TATCTTGCTCACAGTGAGTTCATGTATGCACTCACACAACCAGAAGTTATTTCTCCGGCACAAGTTTTGACTCTCTGGCGTTCAGCAAGATAcaatgatggtggtgaacacGGATCACCATCTTTGACATGTTCCTATGAGGGTCAGGAGTATCTTGTAACTCCTGAAACGGTTCGAAAGGCTCTTCACCTTCCAGAGCATTCCAAGTATCATAGCTCTGTCTCtacacaaactctgaaggatatgatgcaATTCTTTGGATACTCCGGTAACACTGataagatgggggaactcaagcgcccttgtctctgcaaagaatggagTTTCTACTATGACTGCATAACAAGATTGGGTATGCTCTTATCCATAATCTCAATTTTGATATAGCTCCatctattttgagatttattggtgataggaaaTTAGAAGATGAAAATACTGTCTACtttgctagattttgtcagcttattttctcATACTGTTATCCTCTGGTCCCTATTCCTGATACTGACACTGAACTACCCTTCAAAATCACAAAACGAGCTTTCACTGATTTAATAAAGAAGGACAGTAAGAAACCCCAACTGCCTGTTTTTGCTATACCTgtaactgtacaggataaactgaagctggcaatgccagataaatatggttcctcattctctgatgagaatttacCATCCTCCACCCACCAGACACAAGAtataccaacctctggtccttcccaaaaagggccagttgtaaaatctgatctAAAgacaacctctggtccttcccaaaaagggccagttgtaataTCTTCACCAACAAGGGTACTGAGGTCTTCTAAATCTCCATCCAAACAgccatctcctccacctaggaagagaagatttcTGCAGAGATTATCAGATTCTGACTCTGACCCTGAGCCAGAACCAGTTCCTCTTATCTCAAGGCCCAggaagaagatcaagcccaccTCCACAATCACTGATCTTACTGTGGACCCTCCTCAGGAATCCATAGTCAATCCTCTTGAGATGGTCACAGTCTCTGATCCTCTGATGGTGGAACCTCTATCTGCAGTACCTCTAACTACTTCATCAGAAGCTGACATTCCAATGTCAGAATCTattcctcagtcagaggatcttTTGCCACACTCCACAGCAGCTGCTATACCTCCTTCAGAAAATACACCGGAAGAACATGTGTCTACTCCAGAAGCAATTGTCTCCACTCCAGAAGCAATTGTAACTACTCCAGACATTGCTCAGGAAATTCTGACCCCTGTTGAAGACTTGAttgcagctcctgatcaggagatgTTATATGCTGCAAATTCTGAGGAAGCTACAGCTCCTCTGTGTTCACAGACACTCAGTATtgcagttgatgatgatgatgatgatgcagatGCTACAGAGGTCACTTCTGTTCCTCCTATTGACTCAGCTATTCTTGTAGCTGAAATCTCTGCTCAGATCAGAGAAAGCATTTCAGTCAGGGAAGTTTCTCCAGTTAGAGATCCCTCACCTGTTAAACCTGCATCACCAGCTCCTGCCTGTGACATTCCTCCTTCCAAACCTACAGAGAACAGGGTTTGTACTCTAAGTTACTCCAAGAGGATGCACAGAGCTCCAACTTCCTCTGTGGAAGCCAGACTTTCCTCAATAGAATCCACTCAGAGATTcatgcagcaaactctggctgagttgaGCTCCTCTGTTGCTCAACTGGTAAAATTTCTCAACCccaatgatgtcaaaaagggggagaaagtactgaaagacaaatgcaaggttgatcagcaacagagaaaaccagatgatgaggaagaggatGAAGATAAGAAGGAGTCTGaaaatttaaactctgaaatAATCTTACACTCTCAGAGTCAATCTAAGGAAAAGAGGAGTGATAAGGCTGGAAGCAGTTCCCATCAATCTCAGAAAACAAAATCTCaacctctgataccagctgacAGTAAAACAAGAGCTCTCTCTGAGCAATTAATTAAGCTTGGTAATCCTGAATCTAAGATTCTGAGTCACACAGTGAAGATTCAGGGAGAGGAAACAACCTTCTTCTACAAGGCCCCTACACAACTGgcttttgatgaagcagttgcaaagaacttatttgaaaaggaaaatccaGGGGTGTCACTTGAAGATgctagaaaagaagaagaaaggttggctgctgagaatAAGAAGATcagaaaatcaaagtctgatgAAAAGGAAGCTGAAATTGATCAGAAGAAAGTAAGCTCTGATGGCAAGAAACTGGTCACTGATTCctcttcaaagaaatcaacttcttcaagaagaaaaggaattgtgatcagtgaagtcaattatgctgatatcaataggcccagagcttatcagaagaagtctgactctgattccagtgaaaaagggaaaaagatTATAGATGGTGCTCCATCTAAAAGGAAGGCTGAATCAGAAGTTAAACAAACTCTTGCAATCATTCCTGAGTctactgatcagagtttagcctctgacattgctcaagctaAAGATGTGAAGAAAGAAAAGCTGAAGCCAGTTGAAGACAAAGCTACCTGGATCAagtcaacctctgacaaggctcaagttgacaCAGCTGAACCTAAGAAGAAGAGTttatttggaagccttggtacaggtcagtacaaggaaagctctttatTCACTCAGATCAGAGCAAAAGGAACAAGAGGGAAAGAGGCAAGAGACACTACAGGTCTAGGTCACAGAAAGGAGAAAATACAGACAAGTGTAGCAACTATCTTCAGGGATCCATATCCTCTTACTAAAAAGGCTGGAGAAGTTGTGACACAGAAAGACCTTGACAGAATAGAATCAGCACAAATTCTGATAGACACTCATGATGGACCAGAAGACAAGgagaaaattgctatatttttggaatctggcagagtttacagaatttcTGAAGCTGATCTACTGATAAAATCTCTgagggaacttgagcatattcactatatgcttgagataaagaatgaagcatcCAGGAGATGGTCTGACAGAATGAAGAGAACTAtccaagagaaaagaagattctatAGGATAAGTTCTGATGCTGAATATGTGCCTAAGATAACCTTAGAAGATGGTTCAGAGATTGATATGGAGAAAAATAGCTCTGTTATGGAGACTATTGCTGGAACCAGAATTCTGggttacaataatgaagctgaaagACCAGGAGCAATTCAGTTGGGAGAAGCcatgaagagaagcaaggctaatgccttgagatcagctatataccagacaggagatgaagatgaagagttaaagactgtcaaagctcaaatgatacaaactctgagacaaattgaagaagatctgattactcAGTTcattaaggagagctatggatatagactgattggctaattagttctgctatgttctgtaagttgtaattagttctgcctactctgtaagttttaatttatttatgcagattagttacttcatgcatttgtccttgattgtttttgacatcatcagtaaatatatataacttgttcattctgtctaatgcacaagttgggggagattgttacatatttgatgatgtcacaggtatctaacttgtttagtgtacagaggcaaatatcagagtttagctggaaatcagagtttaacgactgccagctggatcagagtttaagtgatgatcagagtttgcaggcggctgattttcaggagcatatctgactaaataaggaagataaagatcaagagagattgtgcagatcaggacagcagaaggatagctactgattagattattttaggaagcagataattataaatcaatcagtagatatcatgtaactgtgtatataaacacagcttagggtttactctagaggggttaacaattgaatatcattcgtgtaacctagcagctcttagtgataacatataaatcactaagagattatttgtaagctactgtgatttgtgaataagagtttattgatttattctcttatacttgtgtttgtcttggattgtgttcactatattatcttatatagtgagtttattcggcctaacattaTCATTTGTCTTGTGCATTAAGCGATCTATTATTTATCCATTCAGAAGTTTTGTAGCATCAAGTATTGAGCAAATATGAAATCCTGAGTCTTCTTATCTTTTCTTACAAAAATTCTCTCTTTCAACTCAATTAAGTCCTTAAATATCTGGATTTCTTCTTACTCTGCGTGAGTGTCGAGCACCGAATATCTTTGGTTACTGTTGTGTGGTCTATGTGAACTCAATTTCATATGTTATGTTATCTTATTTACGCTGATAATTGGTGCTGGTATTGTTTTCCCAAGTCCCAGCCTAGTTTgctcaaaattattaaaattgcaGTTAGTAGATTGGATGTGTAAGCAAATTCATATCGAGAATTTTTAAGAATCGGTTAAATTTTTAGTTGGGAAAACTTTCAACTAGTCGGTGGTCTTCTTCCTCAACCAGAATGGACAACATGGGACCAAACAATTGAGTATTGTGCCTTTGCCTATCATTTCTTCATCTATGTTTTTTGAGAAATTGTTGTAATAAAATACCTGTTTTGTGTGGAAACTTTATGTGTGTTTTCGTTGATGCTGGTGTTGCTCCCATTGATATAGAAACTAAACGGCGTAAAGAAGAGATGAAACTGAAGGAGGCTCGTTCGAGAgctgataagtgcatatttttgcatattttaaGTGCCTAATTATTgtttgttctcacttatttatttgtttatttgtctttttttagaAATGTTGCAAATgcttaaagaaataaaataataaagactAAAGGTGcaaaagatgggaagaaaaggatcataagGGAATATTCTACAACATCTCGAGGAAggatctagatgggacacctacaccccttCTCTACCCTaattccccctataaatacacatctccccatcatgtttcaagcacctaggattttctatttttagttCACCACAAATTTAGGGTAGCCTATCTTTTCTTGTCTAGATCTagtttttaatttgtatgctctcttctcattttgtaaacactttaatattttaatgcaaggTTTTATCTTTGTTCTTACATTTTTGTTCTTTATGTTTCctttggctatgaaatcttcctctaactacaaaaagttcaaagttgtttgtagattgtgttaggccgaattaactcactatatgaatcaatatagtgaacacaatcaataatagAATACTCAAACAAGAGAAtcaacaaagtaaactcttattcacaaaactcagtagattacaaaaactctcttagtgatttataacttatcactaagagctgctgggttgcaagaataatattctcgatattctaactcttatagagtaaaccctaatctgtgtttatatacacagttacatgatatctactgattgatttataattatctgcttcctaaaataattaatcagtagctatccttctgctgtcctgatttgcacaatctcccttgatctttatcttccttatttagccaaatctgctcctgaaaatcagccgcctgcaaactctgatcatcgctaaactctgattcagctggcagtcgttaaactctgatttccagttaaactctgatatttgcttctgcacactaaacaagttagatacctgtgacatcatcaaatatgtaacaatctcccccaacttgtgcattagacagaatgaacaagttatatatatatatatatatatatatatatatgtatatgtattgatgatgtcaaaactatcaaggacaaatgcataaaataattatttactaaattaattacaacttacagaaccagcagaactatctatcaaatcaacctatatccatagctttctctgacaaactggttgatcagattttcttccttcagctttaaggtctgtatcatctgggttttaacatttctgagttcttcagtttcatccccagtctgatagatagTTGCTCTCAAGGCATTCACCTTGCTTCTTTCCATTGCCTCTCCCAGCTGAATCACCATTGGTCTGTCTGCATTattgttataacccaagattctggtgtttgcaatagtctccatcacagagctattcttctccatacatatttcagaaccatcatcttgagctatttttggaatgtattcttcatcagactttaccccATAAAATCTTCCTTTCTCATTAATAGTCcttttcatcagatcagaccatctctgagtagcttcattcttgatttctAGCAAATAGTGAAAGTGTTCAAGttccctcagagatttcagcaatagatcagcttctgagactctgtaaactctgccagactccagaaatatgGCAATCTTCTCTTTGTCTCCTgtgccatcatgagtatccatgagAATCTGCACTGATTCTACTTTGTCTAAGTCCTTCTGAGTGACAGCTTCCCCCActttctcagtcagaggataaggatctctgaaggtGGTTGCTGAACTTGTTTGTATCTTCTCCTTtctgtgacctagaccagtagtatcataagcttcctttcctctagttccatgagttctgatcctggtgagcattgggctttccttgtacagacttgtaccaaggcttccaaagagactcTTCTTTTTCTGATCTTGAGTTTTCTCAGAGTTTATCTTCAGCCAAGAGactttagcatcttcagtcTTAGTCTTTTCTTCTGTTACTGgagctttaacttgagcattgtcagaggttaaagttatATCAGAGATTTGTTTCACTtcaccctttcttcttctggtcaatccagcttcttcctcttcaatttgatcagatacatcagtgattatatttgcattcttgcttagctttatcatcctctgagaaggattctctgatgctatcttgatcattgacttctttatcacaggaggaactccatcaacaggtttcttcccTTTGTCTTTTGAATCAGTCTCAGGttgagtttgagacctggttcttggtctgttgatgtaagtgtagttcacctcactaattactatccctttttgctttggattcttctgtttctgtgagggatcagtaatttgtttttgttcatcagactttgtcctgctgatcttcttcttctcagcagcttgtctttcttcctcaagtctgatggcttctatattcactcctggattttctttttcaaatattttccttgctACAGCTTGATCAATAGCTTGCAaagaaggagatttgtagaatagggtggtttctctgcctctgaacttcagagtttggcagaacttctgagactcagggtctccagcttcaatcatcTTATCTGATTCAGGAATCAGATCTTCCTTCTTCTCTTTAACCTCAGAGCTCACAACTGCAAGTTCTTTAGATATAACATCAGAAATCCTGACTGCTTCACTTATGCTCTGAacttgagacataacagtcaACTCCATAGAGTTGTGTTTTTGTTGAGAATCTCTGAgtctatcagagtttgcttcTTTATCACtcctttccttttctttgatTTGCAGCAGCTTTAACTGCCTGTCAGCAATCTCCCTATTTCcttcttcatcaccatctgGCTTTTTCTTTGTCATATGCTAGTCagatttgcatttgtctttagatatcttctccccctttttgacatcagtagAGGTGAAAActtgaaccagctgagctacagaggagctcaaatcAGCCAGAGTATGCTGCATTGATGTTTGGGTGGCCTCAATAGAGGCCAGTCTGTCTTCCACAGATGGAGGTGGAGCTCTGCACATCCTCTTGAAATATGATAGTTGACAGACTTTTCTCTGTGCAGAAATGGGATGTTGAATTGGAGACGCATGAACTGGAGTAGGAGTAGATTCTCTGACTGGTGACAGTGTATGTACTGGAGAATCAATTCTGACTGGAGTTGATTCCCTGACTGGATCAGAGGTTGGAGAAGCAGAAGTTTGAATTGGAACAGAGGTAACCTctgttgcatcatcatcatcatcctcattgACAAATATACTCAGAGTATGAGATGCCAGAGCTTCTGTAGCTGCATCAGAAGTTGCAGCTATAGGAACctcctgaacaggagctgcaacattaGCCTCAGTTTAAATCAGAGAGTCTTGGATCATTTGCAATACAACCTCTATAtgtgcatcttctgattggCTTGGAATATCAGGAGTTTTATCTGACACATGAGTATCAGCTGCATTGATGTCTTCATGTTGAATAagagattcctgattcaactTCAACATTTCATCTGATTTGGCCACTGCTGGTTGATCATTACATTCAGATATTGATTCTGACATTTGAATGTCAGCTGCCATTGTTTCAAGTGGAACTGCAGAGATAGGTTCAATCAGGACTGGCTCTGCACTTGAaggttgatcagagaatgggatcaaGGCCTGTATGagatcctctgactgaggtggCTCAACAGTCAGGTCAGTTATATTAgtgggcttgatcttcttccTCTGTTTCTTagctggtggaggaggtggaggtgcttcatcagagtcagagtctgatattttctgcaagaatcttctttttcttggaGGAGGAGATGGTTTACTTGGAGACTTTGAAGATCTGAGAACCATTTTTGGTGAAGTTGtttcaactggccctttttgggaaggaccagaggttaaGGTTTGagcagattttacaactggcccttgctgagaaggaccagaggttggatGAGCATCTGTTGAGCAGATGAAGAGGGAGGAtgtggtatattctcatcagagaataatggTCCATACTTATTTGGCATAGCTACCCTTAACTTATCTTGTACTGTTACAGGAATAGCAAACACTGGTGCATTGGGTTTCTTGCTATCCTTTTTAATGAGATCAGTAAAGGCACACTTAGTAATTTTAAATGGCAACTCATTTCCAGATTCAGGCATAGGAACATTagggaagcagtaagaaaatatgagctgacagaatctagcataataaatAACATTCATATTCTCTTGTCTCCTATCACCCATAAATCTTAAGATTGAAGtagaaaaatcaaatttaagattgtggatcagagaatacccaatctgttgGCTGAAACTAGGAATGGCATCGaaggccctggtgatgcagtcatagaagaagctccactccttgcagagatgtggacgcttgagttcccccatcttgtCTGTACTAGCTGAGTACCCAAAGAAGATCATCATATCTCTCAGAGTTTGAGTGGGTACTGCGAAATCGAACTTATTgtgttcaggaagatgaagagccttcctgattgTCGCTGGTGAGACAAAATATTCTTGACCCTCATAATCACAGGTCAAGGA includes:
- the LOC135149504 gene encoding uncharacterized protein LOC135149504, producing MVLRSSKSPSKPSPPPRKRRFLQKISDSDSDEAPPPPPPAKKQRKKIKPTNITDLTVEPPQSEDLIQALIPFSDQPSSAEPVLIEPISAVPLETMAADIQMSESISECNDQPAVAKSDEMLKLNQESLIQHEDINAADTHVSDKTPDIPSQSEDAHIEEVPIAATSDAATEALASHTLSIFVNEDDDDDATEVTSVPIQTSASPTSDPVRESTPVRIDSPVHTLSPVRESTPTPVHASPIQHPISAQRKVCQLSYFKRMCRAPPPSVEDRLASIEATQTSMQHTLADLSSSVAQLVQVFTSTDVKKGEKISKDKCKSD